The window taaaaagtcaTGCAAATCACATAATATGTGACATACAGGGTGGACAAACCTTATATGTACAGGgaaaattttattcatttttaattattttaagtgcAGCATCTCCCACACttaggtgatcaagactgaatgagtGCGCAGagccaggatacctatgtcatgcatccctgAGGGCTCTgtgagctccttctgcgcatgccctaatctcagacatgcccagaaaagcattttttctattaagggaaagagatgccgatctcacgcaagcgtagtgagatcggctctctttttttcctttacagcgggctacgtcacccgatctcacaacTATGcagtgctagatcgggtgacatgccaagaaaaatgaagatggcggcgcccagtgcttcctcaGTGCTGGGACAAAGTGGAATTCCAGGACAAGGCGGGACCGGATCACgtgaaggaccagcgccatcgagggacctgcaggatgaaaggtaagtgtaatatttttgttttcggtttagttccactttaggtgcATAACACGAGCCTGGTCTTGTGTGGCTTTTATTGGGCATTTTTCAGGGCAGAATGAACAAGCATAAAACCCCCTATATACCTACGGTGGGGATTGAGCATTAAAGATCCACAGAACTGGCTGTACAGAACCATGcttgtattttttcatttccagTTTTTCTATATCATATACATTTTGCAGGGCTGTAACAAAATGTCTTTCTGCTTCGCCGCAGCTTCTGTCATCACCACAAACACCGCTGCCTCAGCACAGGCCACTTCCCAGGGGTTGAAACCCCCAAATCTTCCTAATGTCACACCAACAAGAAGCCCCTCCTCAGCTGCCGCAACCTTTGCACCCCAGCTGAAGGTGAGGAAcatgggcagaagaagaaagTCTGAGATGAACCAGTCCATGTCACTAGGTAAAGTCTGCTTTATACATTTATGCTGTTATCTCATATATCATACAAAAATTCACAGCTCCTGAAATGGAACAAAATTATTGTAGAGCTGTGACCTATTATCACCAATAGGATATGAATGATGATccattttactgattttttttaatttcgtaGACATTCCTAATTTTTTAAGTAGTGAAAATTTTGACATTAAACTTGGTTTTAGTCTCTTGCAATCACAGTACAGTGGAGTTCACACAGGGTCGCCAATGTCCATAATTGCCTGAAAGAGGTTCTAACAAGTTCCCTATTCTATACTCACCTAGGCAGCTTTAGATTCTATAGTAAATCTATATTATTCATGGATTTGGCACTGTTGTGGGTGGTCACTGCCATGTGGCTTTCCATACCAGGAAGTACTGGGTTTTGATGCATTGTGGGCATGGCCACCACAATCACTCACCTTTCTGTCCTCTCCTTTAGCTCTGACTGTGATCTGCAGTCTCACCGCTGTGTCTGGACTCCTTGTGGCAGCTCTATGCTGGTATAGGTAAGTGATAATGAGTAAGTAACAAAATGATAGTTGGACTTTACTTGGAGCCAGGATGgctgaataaatacaaataaattaaaacaaaaaatcatatgcAAATCCCGCCTCTTTTTGTGTGCCACTCCCCCACCTGTTAGATTGCAAGCTGTTTGTGTCCCCTCTTCTTCCTTTGTCATTgtatgtatatgtctgtcatttgcaacccttatttaatatacagcgctacttaatatcttggcgctatataaatactgtttaatactaTTAACAGCATCCAGGACATCCCTGCAATACATGTACTTCACCTTATGCTTCAtccctttaaccacctgggcggttagcccgaccttggtttggggtaagtaaacttgctacaatcgtttaccccgaaccaaggtcggggtagctaaaaatataaacatgcgttacagtgcaatccgattgtcatacaacattgtatgacaatcggattacaactgaaaaaaaatacttaccttgtccccgcagctcctccggagatgtcttctgtcttctcccggcgtgtgcagtgacgatctccggggtgtcccggtgacgtcgctgcatgcgttggtACGGGTGGGAGGCGggacggggcgggaaattcaaataactttgcattgaactcaatacaaaaaagctgtattgagtccaatacaaagaaatctttatataatatatatataattgtatatatatattatataagctaatatacagttacattacattatacactgttttttttaaagttttttttatgttttataaaaaaaaaattattattacatttataaaattttggacatatttcggtgagttatgcagtaatttggtgaattataagtaattattgagtaattcagtgaattatagcctacaatctaaaatacatttccatgcaaaaaatgtaacaaaaaatttaacactttttgcatggaagtacggaagctcagaaagaattagaacacccggcgttcatgtacgcgtccctcggcgattcctgatgatgtcagtgcatgcgcccgtcgaccggggtcgtagcgggaaattcaaatattttgtattggattcaatacaaaatcctgtatccaatccaatacaaaatgtatttatgtggttttgtctataggtatgtgatgttggactgttttaaaatttaccacactagggaggtgttttagaaaaatatatcactatacagtataccgaattattgcattttttagtatttttgatttatttatgtatcttgtttaggctgatttttgtatttttttatttattttattaaaagtaaattttttttttttttacatgattgtatgtttcaaacattttttatattcatgatatctactagacccttgttcagacatatttctgtaagttacaggtctacaatttaaaaaaaaatttcatgaaaaacagtgtaccgcttttggtacatccAGTAATGTACATGCTATTGTAGTGTATGGTATAATGCATCTCACGCGTTGCTGCTTTTTATTCTGAATTCCACCCCAATGCCATTATGGTATATTTCATACTATATTAGTACAATTTTTGGAGCATTAGTAGGTTATCCAAATAACAAGGTGCCCAAAACTAGCTTATCTGAATGGGCAATTAGAATGCATGGACAGTAGAGCCACCTACTTTTATGCTGCTAAGAAGTCACTTTATATTGCAGCAATATAGTCTTATCGCAGACATACAGctgctttaaaacacaaatttataacACACTGTGCATTACAAATGTGCATTGTGATCCCCAAGAGAAGAACTTAGTCATGTGACTTACAATTTTGGCCGGAGTAGCACCATAGACAAATACAAATAGTTTTGTTAACCAATTTGTCATCCCATTGTTGGTTGGGTGATTGTGACTGTTTTGTCTTCACACTTAGATTACAGAAAGAAGTAAGATTGGCACAGGAGATGGCATACAAGGGCAACCATCATCACCCCTGCAAAAGGGTAAGAAAGAGTGCACTCTCGCCGAAGATCACTTATCTGCACCTAAAACATACATTGATCATAGACAGTTGTGTTTGTCTGACACAAAATCATTGgcatgtaaatgaatagaaaTTTCCAATGTGCGAAGAAAAGtcaatgtaaaaagttaaaagtaaagaACTGTTAACAATTCTATAAACCAGAGCTGTGATCTACAGGGAAAGGCTCTTAACAGAATACAAACTTaagaaaggaaatacaatttCCACTGTACGATGACAATGAAGACATGGCCATACAATGTCATGAGTCCCTCATGAGTCCTGCACAATTTTTACTCCTTCAATTCATCCAGATTTAACCCTTTCTCCTTCCCTCTCAGATTCTTGACATATCCTCATTTTTTCTCcatattgatatttgttttttatatatttccgtCAGCTGGAAAACAGGgtcaaacagaaaacaaaacatccTTGAAAATGGTAATTCCTTCAAGGATGGGGTTGCACACTCAATAGAAGATGATTgtgctttttgctttattttacacattaacACTTCAGCCAATTACTTTGACAAGAATAAAGTTGGCCTTCTTATTACAAATTTGTAGGTGAACTTTATTCTAACACAACCTTTCCtgtaacatgtaaaataactttcagatcttcagggaaccactgctataattactatacccacagctggccattacattgctggccattgggaagcctaaagctgcgtacacacgtgcaatttttgtcattggaaaggatctttcacaatcctttccaacgacaagggactgcacgatgcatgaacggtgctgtacatacagcactattcatgctctatggagaggggagggggagagcaatggagcggcaccctgctgcgcgctctccccttcccttttcattaggatcggttgtcgtccatcgtccgtggatccggcaggacggtcgtccggacgatggatgacaccgactgtacacacggcagattttcgcccgatatttggccgatgccgattatcgggcgataaaaatctgacgtgtgtacgcagctttacatatagccaaaaagatcaattaaactgacctgagaggcacgaattgctcattgctccaggaacctcaaggaacctttgttgagaaacactgctctaatgtaACCCTTCATGGAGTTGTCATTTCAGCACCTTATTCCctcatttaatgtacatcactgcgtaatatgttgccttttttaaaccctgtttattaataatatcaatattaatattaaatattccaTATTATTCAGACATGCAGGTCTACACTACttacatttatagtttttttctccCATCTCTTCTGTGTAGTCTGCGGCTCAGATGTCTCACTATGTCCAACAGTACAGCAGCCAGAAGAAGCAATTCAGAGCACAGAAGAGGTGAGTGATGGCTGTGCATGATTCctttacagcaaaataataatataaatcatttagTATACCTGACAGCTccactaaagggaaaaaaatggtgGGTAAGTTTGGAGATGGTAAGTATCAGagtctaaggctgcgtacacttgttagacttttgtcattggaaaggatctttcacaattcttttcactgacaaaagactgaaaaatgcatgaatgagtgctgctgttctgctgtatggagagggaaggacgagtgagcggcaccccattgtgctctcctccactgATAATAAATTCTCCACCGTGGGTTGATGAACAATGTCGTGAgaccgctgtacacatcagattttgtCTGTCTTGAGAAATGCCTTAGACGACCATGCTATAAAATCTTTATGGTGACTCTTGTTGAACCTCATTGGTTCCCCAAATGGCTATTTAGGAAATCAAAGTCTGTACCCTAGCACTGACTGTAAGCCTTTGTAAAGTTATAACAAGGATTGTGGGTGGCACcatgctgcgctctctcccctttccttgtattgcagtcgttcattaAGACTGCAGTGCtcgtccaacgtcattcatggatatgtcctgacggatccatgaacgacgtcagaggagtgctgtacacaagtCAATTTCTCGTCCGATATACCTGAAGCAATACTCAGACGAGTATTATCTGTGTACAATCTCATAAGAAGTACTTGAAAAGGTAAATTAAGTTATCTAGGCAGGCAGATATGATGAACCAATATAGCAGCATGGGGTATGTCATTCAAGAGAATGTCTGCAGCAtcttgctaataaaataaaaaaaagaaacatttgcctaTTAAAGGTATTTGATCCTAGCTGACTGATGCCCAGTAATTCAATATTGACCAATGACCCATCCCCCCAAGAACAGTGGAATTTTGGCTGgatataaaatacagtataacTGTGTGTGGGCAAATTTTCTAGGCACTGAAACCCCACACTCCAAAGCCAAGATAAGGATTGTCTTCAGGTTTCTAACTTGTGAAAACATAGGATCAATAGGGCAAAATTGGGATACACCAACCATCTTATCTTGCAGTAGGCCTGGAACCCCTCTTAAGCCCTGGTTGTGATTTTTAGTGATTTTCAGCAGCATTCTATGACAAACAATCTATAACAGCTAGGAAGATAAAGGCAACCTACCACTAAAACTAGATAATAACGTTGATGACAGAAAGCAGGGACTGCAATTATCGTCATCATCATTTTGCAGCTAAATATGGCTAAAATTACCTGTTTGTGCCATTGGCTGGTCTGGAGAAATTACTCAATAATCTAACAcaagctctttttttatttctcaattcAGCCCAGAAAGGAAGCCTTGTCAGCAACTTTCCACAGACTCGGAGGCAGATATTGAAGAATTTGCTATCTATGAATGTCCTGGACTGGCACCGGTGGGTATAATTAGCTTGACCTAAAGGATGAGAAAGCACAGCCATGTATACAAGTTTTAGCCTATGGGCGATTGTCCAGGATCATTGTACAATATGCAAGTTTATATCAGGCATGTCTGTGCCTATGGGCAGGGGGAGAACTGTTTGAACTGACCTGTCTCAGGGGTAAACAATAGCAATCACATGGGGAAATGAATTCCAAACAATCTATCCCGCCCCATCCCATGGAATTCCTACAACCATATGAAATTTTCCCAATCGGACCATAAAAAGTTAGGCTGGCCAAATGTTTGCTATTGTCTGAAACCTTCCTATCCAACAACCATCAGTAAAGTCTCCTTCAATCATACCCTCTTTACAATCTGCTACCTAATGATTCAGCTGGGCTTTAATAGCTTACACTTGAGGCTGATTTTAatgagaattttattttataaattattttgctatatttaaaataacaaacattcCTTAGCAGTTCTGCAAAGATTCTTTATATGGCCACCATCTAGCTTTTGATAGTGGCTGGACCATAGTTCTGCTTGTAACTGCACAATGAACCCCCAGGGTTTCACAGATCCCTAGTTCTAACTCAATCTTGAGAAACCCTATTTAGGTTTTGTTTACCGGCTCCCTAAGGAAATTcaccttttctatttattttggtgATACAAAAACTGAAAGGAGGAGTAAAGAATTACCCTGGACTGAGCAAgtaatttcctttcacttcctgttgtgtttacaGGACAGGCTGAAGGGCCATCTCCTCAACATGATGCAAAATTATTCTAACCTTCCCTTCTATCTCAAAATGcgaaaatgttttggttttagatacttCAACTTGAtgattatataaagatttaccTTTTATGGAACATACAAATAGCTGATCAAAACGTAAGCATTTAGAGGGGGCATTCTGTTAATTATACAAGTTTAGGATAAAGTATCTTAGCTACAGCAGCTTTTACCAAGTTACCCCCCTCATACTAAAAATTCactttcttcttactttttttCAGACTGGAGAAATGGAGGTTCACAATCCTTTGTTCGACCCATCGAGGACTAAGCAGTGATGAAATTCACCATTGAAAATTCTCTGTAtcttattatcatttattatagtTGTATATCTAAAAGTAGCCAGTGTGGTTGTTGTGCATTAAACTCTTGAGCTAGCTGCGCTGTTAGTGAGCACTGTGTATTAAGCTAGGCTTGCAGGGGACCTTGGTTTTGGCTAGGATCTACATGGCAGGAGCAATTGGTAAAACTGAAAACTGCAGGGTCCttgtaaatatataatcattAAAGGATAATGGGAAACACTCTCCAATAAAAAGACTATGCACTACATGGCCAGAGCCTTGTAGACATCTGGCCATTGTATGCATATGAGCTTGTTGTAGATCCTCTAACCATATGCATTAATATGGAGTTTTTGTTTCCATTCTAGCTTTAACctctactcttttttttttaaactttctacaAAATTTTGGAATATGTTTGAGGAACTTTTCCCAAAATTTGCGGTCAGTTACTCAGCTCATACCATCATCAGAATTTCACCTAATCctgatgttcagtagggttgaggtgaGGGCCTTGTTGGCCACTTTATGTCAAACTCAAACTGAGTttttatagagctggctttgtgtCCATGCAGGGCACGTGCTGGGTTTCCCATCAGAAGACCCCCTTTTTAGAGTGGGCTGAAATGCATCTAGTGACATTTAGACTTAATTTGCACAGGCGGTCTAAAGTGGAGAGAATACCACTTTCTAACTGCCAATACCCACCAGGTGTAATCTTTAGGCAGTTTCCTATGGataattgttcattttccaatgacttttaacaattgttttcttaccattctgtgcaagctgtaacaatatgatcgttcaaagataatTGACCTATAATGTggacacactagatatgatcatttgaaaGATACAAGAAATGATGTGTAGAGGATGTACAATTTATGGAACAACGAGAAAGTAACACAGAAGGACAGAAAACAGTGctggaaagtgatgcagaagaATAGCGGGAACAGTGCTGAAAATGATCAATTATAATACAcgtttatgtatatttattgtgtacTGGTGTGTTGCAATGAACATTTGTAGCACATGCACACTTCAATGCATAATTAGTACACAaatgtacacatgatagataggaACAATCATTGCACAGACGGATCTACCAGGCACTATTTTTGTCACTAATTCATTTCCAAGGACTTTTATCTGACGAGCATACATAGTCAAGAAATAAGTGCAGTTGATGACCACCTATCAAAACCATGTGGGTGCTCATTTCTGAATGAGCTAAGTGGTGACTACTCACTTCCTGGTAGGTTTTTCTTTTCTAGAGACGAGGTACCAATGTGATTCAAAACATTATGCACAGGAATTTACCTGCAGCAGTTTTCAATGTTTCCatgttggtgaccactgctatagaTGGTCTGTACCCTAaaaggtatgtattttttttttgtttttttttttgcgttaaGACGTTTTGGTATTCTCATGTTTACTTTACTACCTAGTGAGGTAATGATCTACCACCAGTATGCAATCAGTAAACTCCTGACCTACAACTTTGTATCAGGTCATTGACTAAGTTGTGCAATTAGGAGGATGGCATTTCAAAAAAGCAACATGACATCACATGCTACTACCACACTGATGTATTCCTTTTAAATATGAGGGATTCTAGGATTATGTTACTAACCTGTCTGAAAATACAAATGGGCTGGGTGTTATGCTGACCCCAGGCTTCAGTGTGGGAGTCAGGGCAGGACCCCCCCTTCTACTGGACCCTAAAAGCCCACTGTTCTTGCCATATTCCAGAGTTCTGCAGGGTCACCCCACATTGTAAAACAAAAGCAGCCTTTGTACTGAATATGCAGCCACTCCCTTGGTGATGTCATCGCAGACAATGCAGggatatccgcaaaaaagataacccagatacttgacatctcacgggtgggtgttgggtttgttatgatcactatcctagacatgcgcaagctttaaGCGAAgagggtgccgaaatgtttgaacagtgatcagaagaaggtgCACAGGACTTTTTGTGCTGGGTTAGTAAcggaggatgaaacctggctccacatgtatgatcctgaaaccaaggaacagtcaaagtaatGGCACCACAGCGCGTCCCAGCCGCCAAAGAAGTTCCAAGCCCAGAAATCGGCAAAAAAAGTAATGGCATTTATTTTCTGAGACAAAGACAgaattctgttggtggactacctacttcaggactctagtatcaccagacagtattatgctaacctcttggaccagctgaaggagacaattagGACAAAACgtcatggaaagttgaccaagaGGGATCCTTTTTGCTAAACAAtgaaattgaacaccctgggattccaattggtccaccatccttCGTActaacctgacctggcccctccggactattatctgttcccaaatttgaagaaacacctgaagggacaacgttttgaggacatttctgacgtcaaagatgttgctgagagctggtttgcggcccaaccaaaggacttttatttgaacggtctagaaaagcttcTACAATATGTCCAGACTTACTTTAGGAATTCTATGGACAACAAATTGCAGTGTAGGAGATGTAATCAGAATGTAAAATACAATGCATTGTAGCTCTAGCTCCAGCCTAGGgtggctgtaaaaaaataaatcactaaaaaataaaaggttctcTGTTGATTAGTGCAGCGATCTGTTAGGATGAGTATGAGGTCtgtacagcaatatatatataaaagcccTGGATCTGGGCCAAGTAACGGGTTAAATAATGCAGTGTATTGAAATCAAGGTAGAGCAACATTGTTACAGCATACATTTGGAGGTTTAATCCATCTAAAATAGCTTTCTCAGTTATGAGTGGGCTCAGACAGCTGCAATCACCTTACCTGCATATTGCATCTCTCAAAAAGTTTCACAGGTAGGATTACCCTGGAAAAATCGTCTGGTTCAAGCCCAACAAAGCCAAAACTTGAGCTAAGAGAAATACTAAGGGTCTTATCGATGCCATCTTAAAATGTCAGCTCCTTGGCTGAGTGAATAGCTGACTACTTATTGACCCAAAACACATAAACCGATTAATTGTTTACTCATGCAACCAGATGCAAATGCATTTTCTGGGTCAGCTTTACTAAACATTTTGCTGATACTTTAGCATGTACTACTCCATTAGGTGCTGCTTTGGATTTTTATCTCTCCATATTTTTGCTTATATTCACCTGACTTagaactgaactccaggcagacaaAAACTGAAACAAGTGAATGCAGCTCTGCAATCACCAATACACTGTTTTTAATGCAAGTACCAGATTACTATTGTTTCAGCCTCTGAGGGAGATAGGAGCAGCAAGAGGAATCATACAGTTGTGCTGCATTGCAAGAAACATGCGGACAACAGACCAAAGCTACAGGTAAGGGAATAGCAGTGTGCCGTTTTATCTTTCACTGTCAAGGGGTGGGGGAgagaccttatttttttttataaaagtccCCTACTGGATAAAACAgctgtatatacagtacaaattTTAGacatttacctggagttcagttttaagcaAAACCTGACATAAGGGGTCACTAAGCTCTGGAGACTGCGAACaggaaggaagaatccaggagcAAATCATATTGGAGAGTCTGGTACAGCAAAGGCAATCTATAAGTTACTATTCAAGTAAGCGTCATCAAGTTCCCTTATGTAGTCCACCAACGCAAAAGAACTGGAGTGCCAATGCACTTATATGACTAGAACAAAACATACACAACTCTATTTTCTAACACGCACAAGGGAACATGCAATTCTACATGTGCACTCCAACAGGTTGATTGAATTGTTGTAAagtgggatatttttttttttttttttttaagaacatgttACATGCAACACCTCTAAAAGAGGGCCTTAAAACATGCAACAGTGCAATTTCCCCACTAAAAGAAAACACCGtttcttttaaaagaacaatTGGTTTGCAGGAGCTTCATGTCTAATAGTCATACATGAATGAGGTTCCAATCTGATCCCTGTTTAGGTGCATCAATTTTACCACTTCAGAAAGTCATTAGGTAAACTAAATGAAAAATCAATCAGAGAGACTGGCCTTAAAAAGTAGGCAAAGTTGGAAATTCAGGTACAAAGATTTTACCAATGTAGTCCATGggagatcaaaaaaaaaaacaaaaaaaaacaaacaaacaaacaaacaatggaaCGATCCATCTTAGGTGAACTGGCCGTTTAAAGAGGTTGTTCAGAAAAGGTTAAAACTTTTCCCACTTGCAAAAGGGTTGTTCAGTGATTAAATATTTAACTAAACCCAGAAATGTGCTATTTATTGCAGATTACAAGTCCCGTGTCAGGTGTAATGGCTGCACAGGTTTTCAATTTCCAGGCAAGAACAGGAAACACCTGTTGCTTTTGCCGGAAATGAAGCATCCTAATCACATCCTGTAAAGCACAAAGGAACTCATCTTTATTGTGTAAACTATTAGTCCCATAAACCCATAATGTACTGGGGAGGACAACCATGGTTGTCCATATagatacaaaggtaaaaaaaaaagaaacagtagtaatgtaagggaaaaaaaatactttttttttttttcttttttaaaggtttggctAAAActacaaaagcagaaaaaaatgcagcccCACTTATACTAACCGGTAAACtgcaatagattacattttttggatCTGGGTTCAGATATGTTTTAAAGCTCGCTGGTCATGAGTTGCCATTGCTTGTCCTCTTCTAAACATAGTAGTTACCTGGCTGTGGCGGGCTTTGAATAGGACCTAGAACAGACATTTAAATACGTTTCAACAgtctatatatttattctgaCAGTTGCACTTTAAGGTTCTTTCtatggggaataaaaaaaaaaaaaaaaatataaaatgtccaGTCCAGGTTCTGATACACAAACCGCTGAGACTGTTAGGGGTTACTTTAtcaacagtgaatctgacatgcacaaaaacattccctggtggagaatcttccaagtccatgtgctTAAATGGCTGTAATTGGTTCTCCTCccaggaatgttttagtgaatgtcagatcacAGCCATATAAACAGACTCTTTAGTGTAAGTTTATTTAAATACTCCCAAAACTGAATAGGGGTTCATTTCAGCACCTTTcctacacatttattaaatgataTGACAAGGACCATGACCTTACACACCCTTTAGTGATAAAACAAATAGGCTTTCTTAGGCTTTCTTACTGTGCAAGTGGATAGAGTTTAATTTTTTCTGGACAGCCTCTTTAAAACCCACAGACAGCTCTTACAACCTTTGTATAAAGCATTGGCTGGTGCTCAAACCGTTAAGACGGAAAGGATGTAAAAGTGGTTTACAGCAGGCCAAGGGCTGCACCTGTGGACAGAGGAAGAGGACTTACAAAATAGATTaaaagcaagacaaaaaaaaagacaagtgaACAAAAGCTCATATGCCTGGTCACGTGCAACCGCAATGAAAATCTGTATCCTGCAGGGAGGTTAGGCTACGTCCAATGCACACCACGTGATACCAGGAATCACAGCGGTCACACTGCACCCAGCTG is drawn from Pyxicephalus adspersus chromosome Z, UCB_Pads_2.0, whole genome shotgun sequence and contains these coding sequences:
- the LOC140343469 gene encoding neural proliferation differentiation and control protein 1-like isoform X1, whose amino-acid sequence is MVVVGVIVLLVAATVDSHCPSNLDCVLQMRELCIPGSNVCGPCIHLYEETKTGHCIFKAGSGRKFAGPDSVVDVIQEYRRTKGHRIISTGIASVITTNTAASAQATSQGLKPPNLPNVTPTRSPSSAAATFAPQLKVRNMGRRRKSEMNQSMSLALTVICSLTAVSGLLVAALCWYRLQKEVRLAQEMAYKGNHHHPCKRSAAQMSHYVQQYSSQKKQFRAQKSPERKPCQQLSTDSEADIEEFAIYECPGLAPTGEMEVHNPLFDPSRTKQ
- the LOC140343469 gene encoding neural proliferation differentiation and control protein 1-like isoform X2 — protein: MVVVGVIVLLVAATVDSHCPSNLDCVLQMRELCIPGSNVCGPCIHLYEETKTGHCIFKGSGRKFAGPDSVVDVIQEYRRTKGHRIISTGIASVITTNTAASAQATSQGLKPPNLPNVTPTRSPSSAAATFAPQLKVRNMGRRRKSEMNQSMSLALTVICSLTAVSGLLVAALCWYRLQKEVRLAQEMAYKGNHHHPCKRSAAQMSHYVQQYSSQKKQFRAQKSPERKPCQQLSTDSEADIEEFAIYECPGLAPTGEMEVHNPLFDPSRTKQ